The Pseudomonadota bacterium genome segment CGCGCCATGCCCACCAGCGCATCTTAAGACTCCACAGCATGATTGCCAAACGGCTGCCGCCAAATGGCGCCTGAGGCGGCAAGCTGCTTACTTCCTCGGTCAAATCAATGGTAATGGGTTCTGACAACGGCAGGTCATGCTGTTTTGCCTGTTTGACAAAATAATCGGCAACCGGCTCAAATGTATCCCTTTCAAGGGACGAAATATACCTGGCAGCAGCAGCGCTACCATCACCATTTACCGGATAGACAATCACTCCCAGGGGAATGTCCCAGTCTGTACTCCAGACCCTGGAAAAAAATGTTCTCCCACCAACAATTGTCAGGATCAGCAGGAGAATAACGATTCTGATTTTTTTAAACATCTTCTGCCCCGGAAATTTGTTATCTGAAATGTCACATTAAGCGATAAAATCATTCATTCCCATGACCCGAATCCAGAACGGCAAGCAATGATTACTTTTCCAGAGGAGCAGCCGACTTCAGATACGAGGGAAGTTTATCGTAGACTTCAATGGGCGCATTAAGCGGTTTGCGTCTGTTAATCTGCAACTCTTCCCTGCCCACTTGTTCAGCGAGATTAATCGGCGCGGATTGCTTTTTCAAGGCATCCCCTTTTGTATCGGTAAAAGGAATGACCAGCGGCCCGCTGCTGTCCATAACATAAGCAAGTTGATTATTATTCAACGTCACAATGCTTCCCGGTGGATAAATCCCGATTGACTTGACAAAAGAGTGCAGCATGAACTGCAGAATATGATCTTTCTCCGCATATCTGCGGAAAATATCGGTGACCACGGTCGTGGGATTGCAAGCATCCTTGTAACACCTCTTGGAGGTCATCGCGTCATAGATGTCCGCAAGTTTACATATCTTCACATAGAGGGGTATTTCAATGGGAAGCCGGTTCTGGGGATAACAACGATCTTCACCGACAAACAAGGCGCTGTGATGATACTTGGCAATATTCCTGGTGTAGGGATTATCTATCTTATTTTTTTCAAGTATCTCAACGCCTTTTTCATAGGAATGGGTTTTGACTATTTCAAACTCTTCGGCGGTCAACGGCCCTTTCTTGTTGAGAATTTTGTCAGGGATCAGAATTTTACCAATATCATGCATGAAAAAACCCAACGAGACATCCTGCATGTCCGCCGGCAGATAATTTACGTAGGAGACCGTGCTCTCATCCTCATAATCGATTGTGCTTTCAAAAACACTGACAAGATGCTTGTTTATCGCCTCGCTGAAATTATCATTAAACCTGTTTAAAATAGCGGTGCCGATGGTGCAGACATTAATCGAATGATTATACAGATAGTCGTCATAATTCAGTATTTCCTTTGTAAGATAGGAAAAAGCACTCTCGTTAACAGTCAGAAAATCAAAGAGTTCCTGAACGGTTTGCTTGACAAGCCCCAGATCGATCTCTCCGCCGGTCTTTTTGATGTCGGTGAAAACCTGTTTGGTGCTTTCCTTGGCCTTTTCGTAGCGGACCGATGCCTCTTTTTTCAGCTGATTGATGGTCTGAATCTTCTTTTCAATCTCCGACCTGGGGGCGGGGGCGGCTTTCTTCTCTTGTTTCCGGGGCGGAGTTGCACCAAAAGACATTTGCCTGCCTTTATTGTCCCAGACGCCGCCCGCCAACTCCGGATGAATCGGAATATCATACACCCCGCTGTGCTTGATCAGCAGAAGGGTTTTCACCTTGGTGACCAGCACATCCTTTTCAAGAAGAAGAAGCCCTTTCCTGTTTATAATATCAACCCCGGTTTTGACCGCCCCGCCCCGTGAAACAATTTCTATAAGGGTGTCAATATTGATTCTGCTTCCTGGCATTCTTTGAATTAAGCCTCCTGATCAATGGGAACCTGCGGCATCCTCAATAAGAGAATATGAGAGTGATTATTATTTATACCCAATAAGCCCGGTGC includes the following:
- a CDS encoding HD domain-containing protein is translated as MPGSRINIDTLIEIVSRGGAVKTGVDIINRKGLLLLEKDVLVTKVKTLLLIKHSGVYDIPIHPELAGGVWDNKGRQMSFGATPPRKQEKKAAPAPRSEIEKKIQTINQLKKEASVRYEKAKESTKQVFTDIKKTGGEIDLGLVKQTVQELFDFLTVNESAFSYLTKEILNYDDYLYNHSINVCTIGTAILNRFNDNFSEAINKHLVSVFESTIDYEDESTVSYVNYLPADMQDVSLGFFMHDIGKILIPDKILNKKGPLTAEEFEIVKTHSYEKGVEILEKNKIDNPYTRNIAKYHHSALFVGEDRCYPQNRLPIEIPLYVKICKLADIYDAMTSKRCYKDACNPTTVVTDIFRRYAEKDHILQFMLHSFVKSIGIYPPGSIVTLNNNQLAYVMDSSGPLVIPFTDTKGDALKKQSAPINLAEQVGREELQINRRKPLNAPIEVYDKLPSYLKSAAPLEK